The following are encoded together in the Armatimonadota bacterium genome:
- a CDS encoding L,D-transpeptidase, which translates to MHRKLTLFSQATPLSVALLILAVGFCPSYAARSTARETPVPPHIHDHVPGEPPPPALEPEPEPEPEPEPEPEPGPPVEIEPVPAEPTIALPDTDVLRFVSPKPNGIWRDRETVTIRWIAPKSATQVRIYYYGELCQLGGKDRGRFSGVVKGNMLPNTGQVSWQVPWLDGPALRLRIGAYDAAGNLIAAHEIPVILWPREFEDLPDTCIAISKRLQRLYYFEGGKIKRMHMISTAVPPFQTPKMKPGSRGSRGAMGKVFNKALNPFSSLYRVHMPYWLGITSSGSHGIHATSPGYYRLLGRPASHGCVRQHKSDAQVLYSMVSVGTPVYIY; encoded by the coding sequence CCTATCTGTCGCGCTTCTCATTCTCGCCGTGGGATTTTGCCCTTCCTACGCCGCGCGGTCAACAGCGAGAGAGACTCCGGTGCCGCCGCACATCCACGACCATGTGCCGGGTGAGCCCCCGCCGCCTGCGCTGGAACCTGAGCCTGAACCGGAACCCGAGCCTGAACCGGAACCCGAGCCGGGGCCGCCTGTGGAAATCGAGCCCGTGCCGGCGGAGCCAACCATCGCGCTCCCGGACACCGACGTCCTGCGCTTCGTCAGCCCGAAGCCTAACGGGATCTGGCGAGACCGGGAGACAGTGACCATCCGCTGGATCGCGCCCAAGTCCGCGACCCAGGTGCGCATCTACTACTACGGTGAGCTCTGTCAGCTCGGGGGCAAGGACCGCGGGAGATTCTCGGGCGTCGTCAAGGGCAATATGCTTCCGAACACCGGGCAGGTCAGCTGGCAGGTGCCCTGGCTTGACGGCCCTGCATTGCGCCTGCGTATTGGCGCGTATGATGCCGCGGGCAATCTGATTGCCGCTCACGAGATCCCGGTGATTCTGTGGCCGCGGGAGTTCGAGGACTTGCCGGACACTTGCATCGCTATCAGCAAGCGCCTGCAGCGGCTCTACTACTTCGAGGGCGGCAAGATCAAGCGCATGCACATGATCTCCACGGCGGTGCCGCCCTTCCAGACGCCGAAGATGAAGCCGGGTTCCCGTGGCAGCCGAGGCGCGATGGGCAAGGTCTTCAACAAGGCGCTCAACCCCTTCAGCAGCCTGTACCGGGTACACATGCCCTACTGGCTGGGGATCACTTCCAGCGGCAGCCACGGAATCCACGCCACCTCACCGGGGTACTACCGGCTCCTGGGCAGGCCGGCATCCCACGGCTGCGTGCGCCAGCACAAATCGGACGCCCAGGTGTTGTATTCCATGGTGTCTGTGGGCACGCCGGTTTACATCTATTGA